In Corallococcus caeni, the genomic stretch GGGTCCTCTTCCCCGGCCTGGACGGCCTCAGCCGCTGGCTGCGCCGCTACTACGCCCCCCGTCCCCGGTAGGCGAAGGCTCGGTCGCGGGAGCTTCGGGAGCGGGCGGTGGGGCCTCCGGCGGAGGAGTTTGCGCATCTGGAGCCGGTGGCGGCACCGCGAAGGAGGCATCTCCCGCCGGTGGAGGAGCCTTGGCGATCACCTCTCCCTGGGGAGTGACCGCATAGGCATCCCATGCGTCGAGGACGCGGATGCGAGGTCCACCACACCGCCTGAAGTCCTGGTGCACCGCGACGAAGTAGAGGCCTTGGGCCTGCCCGGTGAAGACGGCGACCGCCAGACCCTGCTCCGGGCTGGCGCAGCCCTGGAACAACGTGGGGTCGGGGTTCGTGCGGATGAACTCCCGCACCGCGCCGGCCGCGGCCACCACGGCCCCGGCCTCCATGGGTTGCCCCACGAGGGTGGCGGAGGTCTCATCGGGCCATTCGATGGGCGTCTTCCACGCCGTCGGCCTCGCGGCACATCCCGCGAGCATCGCGATACATCCCGCTGCCAGTGCCCTGCCCCTCATCGATGCTCCCTATTCACGCAGCAGCCGCAGCGGCCCATTCGTGCACCGGGGCTCCGACCCCAGGTGGCTCTGTGTCGGCGCGCAGGTGCCCAGGAGGATCCACCTTCGCCGCCGTTCACTCCATTGCTCGACCTCGCCCGTGGGAAAATAGCGCAGGTAGACCCGGCTTCCGTCCATGCGCTCCGCGACCAGGGCGGAGGCCATCTCAATGGCCAGTTCCTTGAACAAGGCGGGTGCGGGATTGCCGGGAACCAGGCGCACCACCGCCATGGCGGTCAGCGGATCGAACGCATCTGTCGGCCAGGCCAGCAGGTCCACCGAAGAAGGTGGGCTGCCACACGGATGGTTGTGGATGAACCCGACCACCCAGACTTGCGAGGCCGGATGATCATCATCCTGGACATGCAGTGGCGCGGAGCAGCGGTCATGGCTTCCGCGAACAGGCTCGGACACGCGCCAGGACAAGGCATTTCGCCCGCCGGTGACGTAGACGGTCGCGCAGTACTCCGTGGACAGGCCCTGGATGGGCCGCAGCGTCGCGGGGTCGCACGTCCGGGCACCTGGACGCTTGAGGAACGCGTCCGCCACATCCCGCATCAGGTCGATGGGGATGGAGTTGTCCCCAGCAGGCATCTCGACCGCGGGCACTTCCGCCCAGGGACCGCGAACGGCCTTGGCGGCCGCGACGGTGGTGGGAGCGGGCATGGAGGCCGCGCATCCCACCAGCAGCACCAGCAATGACGTCAGCGAGAATCGCACGGAGCGGCATCCTCGCACCGACGCGAGGAGCGCACCTCACGCATTCACACATGCACGGGTTCCCCACCCACGGGCCCGGACCTGTCCCGGTCGCGCCGTGCCTCGCGCTCCGCGTCTTCCCTCGCCCAGCGTGCGTCATCCGTGCGCGCGTTCTTGTGCGCGAGCGCGCCGCCCGTGATGACCCCGCCCAGCACCACCAACATCACCAGGATTCCCACCACCACCGCGCCGATGATGACCATGTGGACCACCTCCACTCCCAACGGTGCGTCGCGCCTGCCCCTCCCGCAGGCCGGAGCCGACACGCCCTGCGGGACCTTGCCTCCCCGTCCGGTCCCACCTGCCTGCGACCCCGGTGCCCCCTCCTGGCAATGGACAGACACGGGACGCACCTTCGTCGAAACGCCGCCGGGACGCCCCACATGGAGGTGCGCCAATGCAAGACGCCGGCACCAGACGACCCAATCCCCCAACCCCCAAGCCCTCGCTGCCCCCGCCCCCCCTTCGCCCCCAAGCCCCCCGCCCACTCCCCGCCCCGCCCACGTCCAACGGTGAATGCCCGCCGCACGACGACTTCGACGACCCCATCGCGTCCTGGTAGGGAATCAGGGCATGAGCGTGCCCCGCCCCAACCCCCTGCTGTCGGACCGCGACGTGGACTTCCAGCTCTACGAGGCGCTGGACACCGCGGGCCTCTGCGCGCTGCCTGCCTTCCAGGAGCACTCGCGCGACACCTTCGCGCTCCTCCTGGACAGCACCCGCCGCTTCGCCCGCGAGGTGCTCGCCCCCACCTACCGGCCCATGGACGCCGCCCCGCCCGTCTTCGAACACGGCCGCGTGCGCGTGCATCCCGCCATGCGCTCGCTCTACGCCGGCATGGTCGACCTGGGCCTGCTCACCGCCACCCGCCCGCCGGACGTCGGCGGCCAGCAGCTCCCCCTCACCGTGCACGCCGTGGCCAGCGCCTACCTCATGGCCGCCAACCTGAGCGCCTATGGCTACCTGGGCCTCACGCTCGGCGCCGCGCACCTCTTGGAGGTCTTCGGCACGCCCTTCCTGCGCGACACCTTCATGGCCCGGCTGTACCGCGGTGAATGGACCGGCACCATGGCCCTCACCGAGCCCCAGGCCGGCAGCAGCCTCGCGGACGTGAAGACGCGCGCCACGCCCGCGCCGGACGGCTCCTACCGCCTCCAGGGCTCGAAGATCTTCATCAGCGGCGGCGACCAGGACTTCACCGACAACGTCGTGCACCTCACCCTCGCCCGCATCGAGGGCGCGGAGGGCGGCACGCGCGGCGTGTCCCTCTTCGCCGTGCCCGCGAAGAGGCCGGAGGCAGACTCGCTCGTCCCCAACGACGTCCAGGTGGCCGGCGTCATCCACAAGATTGGCTGGCGCGGCCTGCCCAGCCTCGTCCTCAACTTCGGTGAAGCCAATGACTGTCACGGCTGGCTCGTGGGCCAGCCCGGTCGCGGCCTCGCCTGCATGTTCCAGATGATGAACGAGGCGCGCATCATGGTGGGCCTCAACGGCGTGTCCACCGCCGCCGTCGCCTACCAGGAGTCGCTCGCCTACGCGCGTGAACGCCCCCAGGGCCGCCCCGCCGGCATCCGCGACACCACGCGCGCCCAGTCCCCCATCATCGAACACGCCGACGTGCGCCGCATGCTGCTGCGCCAGAAGGCCATCGTGGAGGGCGGCCTCGCGCTCCTGCTCACCACCTCCACGCAGGCGGACCTGGCCACCCACGCGCCGGACGAAGCCACGCGCAAGCGCGCGCACCTGCTGCTGGACCTGCTCACGCCCATCGCCAAGACGTTCCCCGCGGAGCGGGGCTTCGAAGCCAACGCGCTCGCGCTGCAGATCCACGGCGGCTACGGCTACTCCAGCGAGTACCTCCCGGAGGCGTGGCTGCGCGACCAGAAGCTCAACAGCATCCACGAGGGCACCACCGGCATCCAGGGCCTGGACCTGCTCGGGCGCAAGGCGGTGGCGGAGGGCGGCGCCGCGCTCCAGGCGCTCGACGAGGAGGTGCGCGCCACCACCGCCCGCGCCCACGCCGCGGGCGTGGAGCCCGCGTGGAGCGACGCGCTGGAGGACGCGCTCCAGCAGGCCACCACCCTCACGCTGGAGCTGGGCGCGCGAGGCATGGCGGGCGAGGTGGACGTGATGCTCCGCCACAGCACGGACTTCCTGGAGCTCTTCAGCGTGGTGGCCGTGGCGTGGCGCTGGCTCGCGCAGGCCGCCGCCGCGAAGGAGGGCCTGGCGCGCACGACGAGCGCGGAGGACGCTGGCTTCTACGAGGGCAAGCTCGCCGCCGCGCAGTACTGGTTCGCGGTGGAGGTGCCGCGCGTGCCGCTGCTAGCCCACCTGTGCCGCACGGGCGAGGACTCCTACGCGCGCATGCGCCCGGACTGGTTCTGACATGTCCGTCTCCTTCCACCTGTGCCAGCCCGGCGGGGGCGCCTCGTGCGGCGCCTGCTGCGGCCTCTACAACTTCCGCGACCACTCCCGCGCGGCGCTGACCCGGAGGCTCACGGCGCAGACGGAGCGGCTCTCCCGCACACCCCACACCCCGGAGGCCTACGGCGAGGCCGCGCGCGAGCTCACCGCGAACCGCGACGCCCCCGCCCTCTTCCCCATCGTGCGGGTGTGTCCCCTGCTGGGCTTCCTGGACGCGGAGCACCAGCGCGTGGGCTGCCTGGGCCATCCCCGGGTGACGGGCGGCGCGGACCTGCGCGACTGCGGCGTCTACCGCGCCACCGTCTGTGAATCCTTCACCTGTCCGTCCTTCGGCTGGCTCACCGACGCGCAGGCCCGGCTGGTCCAGGCCGCGTGCGCGGACTGGTACCTCTACGGGTTGGTCATCACGGACGTGGAGTTCGTGCGCGGCTGCCTGAAGCTCCTGGAGTGGGAGCTGGGAGGCCCCGCGTCCCCGGACATCCTGCGCGAGCGCCCCGACTCGCTCGCCGCCGTGCGCCGCCTCTTCGCCCTCAAGGAGACGGCCCCCGGCCGCGACGGACAGGCCACTGTCTTCGGCCGCTTCGCCCATGACACGGAAGGCGAACCCACCCCGCGCTCACTCGATTACGCGGCGCTGGGCACGCGCGCCGCCCCCGAGGACGACGTGGTGCTGTGCCTGGGCTACACGCCCCCGGACGCACCGGCCCTGCTCGCCGCGCGCGCCCTGGTGCGCGACCACGTGCGCGCCGTGGCCGCCACCTTCCCCGCGTAGACCCCGCCATCCAGAAGCCAACACCCCTCCGCACGCCGGCCGCTTGCAACGCCAGGGGGTCGTCCGCAGGTTTGCCTGCGGGAGGGTTGGCGGATGGGTGGACGTTGGATGTGGATGGGGATGGTGGGGTTGTGCTCGCTCGCTTCCGGCTGTCGGGAGCACGACACCGCGGACACGGTGACGCGGACGCCGGCGTCCATGCAGGCGCGGGACTCCGCGACCGGCGGGCTGATGGTGCCCGCCACGCCCGCGCTGGCACGGAGCACGGTGGACGGCGACCGTTCCCCAGGTGGTGACGCGCTGCTGGCGGCGAACGCGCAGGTGCCCCCCGACACGGCACCTCCACCCGGCGCCCGGCCACTTCCAGGCCCGCGGGTGAGCGAACCCGCGCAGGGCACCACCGCGCAGGCCCCCGCGAATGCTCCAGCCCGTCAGGGCACGCCGGCGACGAACGCGAACGGCCAGCGGCAGGCCCAGGCGAACCCGAACGCTTCGCGGTCCCAGCAGGCCACCCCGGCGAACGCGAACGGCCAGCGGCAGGGCCAGGCCAACCCGGACGGCGCGCCCGCGACGCAGGCGCCCGCCGAGGGCCGGGTGATGATTGGCGCGCAGGCCGTGCAGGCCAGCGACGACGAGGCCTGGTACGAGGGCGCGGCCAAGGCGGCGCAGGCGGCGGTGACGGACAACTCCGCCAACCGGCCGCTGGAGCAGGTCGTCATCGCGTCCAGCACGGTGAACGGCCGGGTGACGCGCGTGGCCAAGGACACCCTGCACGTGCGCGACGGCGAGGGCACCGTCTACGAGCTCCAGCTCGACCCGCGCAGCCGCGGCCTCCGCCAGGGCCAGCGCGTGCCCCTCAAGGAGCTCCAGGAGGGCACCCCGGTGCGCGCCCAGTTCGTCCTCATGGGCGGCCGCACCGTCGCGCGCGACGTGCAGGTGCGGCGCTAGGTCCGCTGCCCCTTCGATGCCTGAAACGACGACACCCGGGAAGCCATGGTGGCTCCCCGGGTGCCTGTCTTCGTCCCGGGCTCCCCTCACGCGAGGGGAGCCGGGCTGGATGCGGATGCGGCTAGTAGACGGCCTTGAGCGTCACGCCCGAGTAGGCCGTGTACCCGCGGATCTTCACGTAGTACTTGCCCGCGGTCGTCTTGGTCAGGGTGCACGTCTCGGTGTTGCCGGACTGGTACGGACGGCAGTCGTACGCGGTGGTCGTCGGCGAGGAGCCGAAGCGCACGTACAGGTCCGCGTCACCCGTGCCACCCGTGGTGGTGATGGTGACCGTCTTGTTCGCCGGCACGTCCAGCGTCGTCCACTCCGTGGTGAAGGAGCCGGAGGCGCCGGAGACGCCCGTCACCGCCACGCCGCTCTGCAGCACGTTGCCGCCGCCACCGCCGGGGGCCGTGTAGCTGCCCTTCAGCGTCACGCCCGAGTACGCGGCGTAGGCGTTCAGCATCACGTAGTAGGTGCCCGCCTGGATGTTGGTGATGGTGCACGTCTCCGCGTTGCCACCGACGTACGGACGGCAGTCGTAGGTGGACGCGTCCGGCGCGGCGCCGAAGCGCACGTACAGGTCGGCGTCACCCGTGCCACCGGAGATGGTGAACGTCAGCCCCGTCGCGCCCGAGGGGACCACCAGCGAGTAGTACTTGCTGTTGCCCGTGCTGTCGGACAGGTTCGTCACCGCCGTGCCGTTGGTCAGCGGGGTGGAGGTCGGGGGAGGCGTCACGACGCCCACGCCCACCGCTTCCCAGGCCGCCTTCACCGCGTCCTGCGTGGCCTGGTCGTAGCCCAGGTCCGCCGCCGCCTGGATGGTCAGCGTCTTCGCCTGCGCGAAGTTCGTGCTCGCCGTGTAGAGGTCGGTGTTGGCCTTGTACCAGATGCGGCCGGCCTTCTCGACGCCGATGGCCGGCACCGTGGGGCCGCCCGAGCGGCGCGGGTGCACGCCACCCTTGGAGAGCAGCGCGAACGCCAGGTTGGGCACGCCGGAGCTGTAGTGCACGTCCGTGCCGGACGTCACGTTGGCCGCCCAGTCCTTGGACGCGCCGTCCTTCGCCGGGTCATCCATGTAGCGCAGGGCGTCGTTCGCCGTGCCCGGCGTCCAGACGTCCTCGCCCACCATCCAGATGGCCGCCGCGGTGCTCCACGTGCCGGAGGCCCAGCTCTCGCAGATGGCGCCGAAGGTGTCGGACATCGCCTCGTTGAGGCCGCCAGACTGGCCGGAGTACGTGAGGTTGGACTCCCTCTCCGTCACCGCGTGGGTCAGCTCGTGGACGGTGACGTCCGCGTCCTTGCCCAGCTCGATGGAGTTCACGCCGTCGCCATCGCCGTACACCATCTGGGTGCCGTCCCAGTAGGCGTTCACGTAGTTGGTGCTGTAGTGCACCGTGCTGATGAGCGTCTCACCCGCGTTGTCCAGCGAGTCGCGGTTGAACAGCGTCTTGTAGCAGTTGTAGGTGTAGCCCAGCATGTCGTAGTTCGTGTCGACATGCGAGTCACCGATGGCCGCCTGGCCCTCGCTGCGCTTGAGCGTGCCCGGGGTGCTGGTGCCGTTGTTCGCGCTGTAGACCTTGCGGTTGAGCGCCGTGTGGATCTCCGGCGCGCGCAGCACGATGGAGCCGTCCACCGCGCTCACGTAGACGCGGTCGCGCAGGGGCATCAGGTCGCTCTCGCCCGTGACCTTCACCTCGTACGCCAGGCGCAGCGCGCCGTCGTCGGTGCGCACGTACACCAGGCGGGGAGCACCCTGGGCCGCCAGGCCCGTGCCCACCGTCGCGCTCAGCGCCGCGTCGCGCGCGGACGAGGCCGCGATGCGCGGCAGCGCGGACACGTTCACGCCGTCGCGCGCGGAGCCGTTGGCGCGGAACACCGTGCCGTCGGGGCGCACGTGCACCACCAGCTCACCGCCGATGACCTCCAGGCCGTTCTTCGTCTGCTTGAAGCGCAGGTGCTGGTTGCCCTGCTCGTCGGTGCTCGCCTTGCGCAGCACCAGGTCGTCCGCGTTCAGCCGGAACGCCGGCGCCACGCCCGCGACCGCCTGGCGGCTCGCGTCCAGCGTGTTCAGCGTCCGCGCCACCCGGCCCAGCTCGCCCGTGATGTTGTCCGGGATGCCGTCCGCGTGCACGCCCACCACCTGGGCGCCAGCCAACGCGTTCAGCGAGCTCTGGATGTCCTCGCCCGACTTCTCCTGCTCAGGCGCCTGCGTCTCCTCGCCCGTGGAACCCTGCGTACCGCACGCCGTCAGAGCCACGCCGAGCCAAGCCGCGCCAATCGTCTTCAACAGTCGATGAGCCAACGCGATACCTCCATGAAGAAACAGCGGGGTGATACGTGACACACTTGAAATCATCAGGGCAACTACTTTTTAGAGAAAGTACGTTTAGTCACTTTCCCCCACCCTGCCGAACAAACCAGGACAACTGGAATTGCAGAGTAAGCGTGATTCCTACCGCTTCCGCTCTTTCAGCGGGTCTCCGGAGTGAACGAACCTGCCCCGGGAATGTCTCAAAAAATGTTTCATGAGACGGGCGGCAGCATGCACCAGGAGGCTGACATGACGCGAGGTGCCGGCCGCCGGGGGACGGGGGCGCTGTGCGTGGGGGTACTGCTGGCGCTCACGGCGTGCGCGTCGCGGGCGCCGGTGGCGACGGAGGTGCCGGCGCCTCCCACGCTGTCGGTGGCGCAGGTGACGCGGCTCTTGCCGGCGAAGGTGAAGGGCGCGGAGCGCGAGGGCTGGGCGCGCGACGTGCTGGCGGCGCTGGACGCGGAGGCGATTGCTCCTTCAGCGCCTGTGGTCTGTCAGGTGCTGGCCATCATCGAACAGGAGTCCGGCTTCCAGGCGGATCCCGCGGTGCCGGGCCTGCCCAAACTGGTGCGTCAGAAGCTGGACGGCACCGCGGGACGGCTGGGCCCCCTGGGGCGGCGCTTGCTGGAGGACGTGCTGGCGGCGAAGGCGAAGGGGGCGAAGCGCAGCTTCGGCGCGCGGCTGGACGCGCTGCGCACGGAGCGGGACCTGGACCGGCTCTTCCGGGACATGCTGGCGTACTACGAGGAGGAGTACCCGGCGGCGTACGCGGCCGCGGACCTGGCAAGCTCCCTGTTCGGCCCGTCCTCGTTCGCGGGGCAGAACCCCGTCACCACCGCGGGCTCCATGCAGGTCAGCGTGCGCTACGCGGTGGAGAAGGCGGGCCCGGACGCGGATCCGGTGGCGGTGCGCGAGTCGCTCTACACGCGCGCGGGCGGCGTGCGCTACGGCACCGCGCGGCTGTTGGGCTTCGAGGCCGCGTACGACGCCCCGCTCTACCGCTTCGCGGACTACAACGGCGGTGTCTACAGCTCCCGCAACGCCGCGCTGCAGGCCCAGGTGAGCCGGCTCACCGGCGTCGCGCTGGCAACCGACGGAGACCTGCGACTGTATGACAAGGATGGAGAGCCTCGCGGCGAGGACAGCCAGAGCCTCAAGGCGCTGCTCCTCTTCCGTCAGCGCTACGCGCCGGACCTGAGCGAGCGCCGGGTGCGCCGGGACGTGGAGGAGGAGAAGACGGCGGACTTCGAGAAGACGGACACGTACCTGGCGGTGAAGCGCGTCTACTCGAAGCAGACGGGGGAGGCGCCCGCCTACGCCCAGCTGCCCGAGGTGACGCTCAAGAGCGTGAAGCTGAGCGGGGAGCGCAGCACCGCGTGGTTCGCGAGGTCGGTGGACGCCCGCTACCAGCAGTGCATGGCCCGCCACCGCCAGGCTGCGCGGTAGCGGGCCCGGGCCCGAAGGCCGGGACTACGGCGTGGTGAAGACGGCGCTGAACGTGTCCGCGCTGACCGCGGGCAGCAGCTCCGCGGTGACGTACGGCGCGCGCGAGGGCTCGTAGTACGGCGAGTCGTCCGCCGTCACGCGCACGTAGTAGCTCGTCCCGGGCAGCAGCAGGCCCGGCGGCAGGCGGACCTGCGTCCGGTCACCGGGGACGTAGAAGCGCAGCGTCGGCGTGGCGGTGAAGGTGCTGATCAACTGGAGGACGGACACCACGTAGTTCCGGGGCGCGCGCATCGCGGGAGCCCGCCAGCTGATGACCGGCTGGTTGGTGCCCACCACGCGCGGCACGTAGGCGTCCACGCCGTCGATGCGCAGCTCCCGCGGCGGCGAGATGCCCGGCTGGATGGGGCCGGCGATGAGGTGGTCCATCCGGTCGGTGATGAAGACGTTGCCGCTGGGGTAGTGCGCGCGGGTGCCCACGATGACGGGCGACGGGGCGCGGAACGAGTAGCTGATGGTGCCCACCACGCCCCAGCTGGACGGATAGGGATTGCCGTAGGCGAAGCGATTCGTGATGACGCCGTCCTCACCGCGCGGCAGCCACAGGTTGAACAGCTCGCCCTGGTAGCCCACCCAGCCGTGCTGGTAGCCGAACGGAATGGGCAGCAGCGACATGGAGGCATAGCCGATGGTGCCGGTGGGGTTCGAGTCCGTGCGCCAGCGGGAGAACTCGTTCAGGCGCCACTCCAGGGAGAAGGGCGTCTGGCGCACGGGGGTCATCGTGGCCGCCAGCGGCAGCGCCGTGGTGCCGTCCGGCGTGAACGAGAACGACGGCAGGTGCGCGCTGCTCACCACCGTCTGGTACGCCAGGGTCCCGCCGCTCGGCAGCGTCCCGACCGCCACGGAGTTGAGCTGGTTCACGTAGAGGCGGTCACCCTTCGCCTGGTCCAGGACGGCCAGTCCGTAGCCATTGCTGGAGAACGCGTAGGCGTCCGGGTCGAAGATGGACGTGGCCCCGACGGGAATTTCCACGCTGGGGGAGAACGCGTTGTACGCGTCCACGTCCGCGCTGGTGACCTGCACGACGCTGCCCTGCTCGGCGGTGGAGGCCCACTGCTGCCAGGGCTCCAGGTTGAAGAGCTCCGCCGACACGGGGGTCTCGTTGAGGGACGTGTAGACCGCGTCCGGACGGCCAATGCGGTTGACGCCCAGGTCGAAGTGGCGCTCCCGCGTCAGGTAGTAGAACCGGTTCGAGCGCAGGAAGTACTCACCGTCCGGCACGTTGTCGAAGCGCAGGCCCCCCGCCACTGGCGTGCCCGTGCGCCGCTCGAAGTCGATGCCGTTGGGGATGAGGATTTCGACGTCGCGGCCGGACAGGTCCTGCGGCACCACCGTCACCCCGGCGCTGGAGTGGAAGCGGGTGTCCGCCGTCACCAGCACGGACGTGCCCGCGTCCACCGGCCCGGTGCCCCCGTCGGTCTCACCACAGCCCGGCAGGAACTCGTCGCTGGAGATGACCGCCGTCCCCTCGCGGGGGTCCATGGCGATCTCGGGAGGGTTCACCTCCTCGGAGGGAGGCGCTTCCCCGCAGCCCAGCCAGGCCGCGCAGGCGGGGACGAGCAACAACGACAGACGTCGGAAGGACATGATGGGCCCAGGTGACAAGCAATGAATGGCTGTCCGGTCCCGGCCCAAACCTGACGCCGCTTCTATACGCGAAAGCGCGGCAGGCTTTTACTGGATAGTTGCGTTTTGATGGGTAGTTCAGGTGGGCGTGGATGAAGGCTTGCGCCCACCTGAGTCTGTCTTCAACGGGCAGGCGCCGTTGGCGGGGTGAAGCGCTTGTCGGAGATCTTCATCTCCGTGACGGGGCCGTACTTGCGGGCCACGTCGCGCAGGGCGTCCGCCTTGCCGATGAGGACGAACGTCAGGTCCTCCGGGGCGGGCAGGACGCGCTGGAGCACGGTGCGCACGCCGTCGCGGGTGGCGGCGGACACGGCGCCCGCGAAGCCGTTCACGTCCTGGGCGTCCAGGCCGTAGAAGGCCAGCTCCGACAGCTTCATGGCCAGCTGGTCCCCCGTCTCCAGCGTGGGGGGGAACTGCCCCAGCACGTAGGCCTGGGCGGAGGCGAGCATGGCGTCATCCATGCCGTCCTGGCGGTAGCGCGAGAGCACGTCCAGCGCCAGGTCGATGGCGCGGCCCGTGGTGGCCGTCTGCGTATAGGAGGTGAGGACGACGGTGTAGGGCTGGAGGGCCTGCTGCATGGAGGAGCGGGCGCCGTAGGTGAGGCCCGTCTTCACGCGCAGCTCGGTGTTGAGCAGCGAGGTGAAGCGGCCGCCCAGCACGGTGTTGCCCAGCTCCGCCACGACGCGGTCCGGGTCGGTGCGGCGGATGCCGGTGTTACCAATGGCGAAGTAGGTCTGGGTGGCGTCCGGCTTGTCCACCAGCAGCACGTGCCGGCCCTTCGTGGGCGCGGTGGCGGGCACGGCGGGAAGCGGCTGGCCCGCGGGGGCCCACCCGCCCAGGGCGGCCTCCAGCTTCGCGGCGAGCTGCTTCGCGTCGAAGTCCCCCACCACGGAGAGGATGAGCCGGTCCGCGCCCAGGTTCGCCTTCGCCCAGCCGAGCACGTCGCCCCGGCCAATCGTGGGCAATGACGCCTCACTGCCCACCGAGGACCCGCCGTACGGGTGCGAGGGGAAGTGGAAGGCATTGAAGTACACGCCGATGAGCATGCGCGGGTCGCCGTCCTTGGCGGAGGCGATCTCCGACACTCGCAGCGCGCGGGCCTTCTCCAGCTCCTTCGCGTCGAAGCGCGGGCGCACGAGCATGTCCGACAGCAGCTCCACCATCAGCGCGGTGTCGCGGGCCTGGAAGCTGCCATTGAGGATGAGGGCCTCGCGGCCCGGCACGACTTCCAGCTCGCCGCCCACGCCGTCCACGGCGTCCGCGAACTGCTGGGCGTTGCGGGAGCCCGCGCCCTTCTGGAGCAGCTCGGCGGTGAGCGCGGCCAGCCCCTCCTTGCCGGCGGGGTCGGTGACGGCGCCGCCCTTGAGCCACGCGCTGAAGGACACCAGCGGCAGCTCGTGCTTCTCCACGAGCAGCAGCCGCACGCCGTTCTTCAGCGTGACGGCGGTCGCCTCCGGCAGCGTCACGCCCTTCGTCGACAGCGGGGCGGTGGGGGCCGGGGTGGCCGGGGCAGGGGCTTCCGGTGCCGGCGGAGGCTGCGCGGGCGCGGAGTCGGGAGCGGGCGCCTGCGTGGTCGCGCACGCGGAGACGAACAGCAGCGCGGCGAGGGCGGAGCGCAGCGGGCGGAGGGTCGGCATCGGGTGAGGCCTGCTCGGGTCGGGGCGGGGGGAGGCGCGGGTCGCGTGAGGCCTGGCGGAACGCAGTCGGAAGGAAGCACTCATCGCGCGGTCTCCTGGCGGACCGGGGTGGCGGAATCGGTGGTGGGCACCAGCCAGCCCACCGTGCGGTGGTCGGGGTTGAAGATGCGGGCGGCGAGCGCCTTCACGCCGTCGAGGGTGACCTTCTCGTAGCGCGTGGGCGCGTCGAGCAGGGCCTTCCAGTCGCCCCGGAAGGTGGCGGCGTTGCCCAGCTCGCGGGCGCGGCCGTCGTTGGTCTCCAGCTTGCGCCAGAAGGTGGCCAGGGCGACGTTGCGCGCCTTCTTCAGCTCCGCGTCGGTGACGCCGTCCTTCGCCACGCGGGCCAGCTCCGAGGTGAGGAGCGCCTCGGTCTTCGCCAGGTCGCCGCCCGGCGGCAGGTCCACGTAGAACCACGTGAGCGTCGGGTCGAAGCCGCCGGCGGTGGTGCCGCGGACACGGATGGCCACGCGCGCTTCATCCACCAGCTTGCGGTGCAGCCGCGACGAGTCGCCGTGGGTGAGGATGAGGCCCAGCAGCTCCAGCGTCTCCGCGTCCGGGTCGTTGGCGGAAAGGCCGTGGTAGGCGACCTGGAGCAGCGGGGACTGGGCCAGCCGCTTCACGACGATGCGCCGCTCGCCCTGCTGCTCGGGCTCCTGGGTGCGCACGGGCTCCGGCGCGGGCTGCGAGGGGATGGTGCCGAGCGTGGCCTCCACCTGCTCGAAGACGCGCGCGGGCTCCACGTCGCCCGCGATGACGAGCGTGGCGTTGTTGGGGGCGTAGTACGTCTTGAAGTAGCGCTGGAGGTCCTCCATGCGCCAGGACTCGATGTCGGACGGCCAGCCGATGACGGGGATTTGATACGGGTGCGCGACGAAGGCGGTGGCCTGCATCTGCTCCTGCAGCGCGCCGCCGTTGTCGTTGTCCACGCCGGAGCGGCGCTCGGAGTAGACGACGCCGCGCTCGGACTCGATGACCTTGGGGTCGAAGGCGAGCGACTGGAGCCGGTCCTGCTCCAGGTCCAGGATGAGGGGCAGCGCGGAGGACGGGAACCAGTCCAGGTAGACGGTGACGTCCTCGGAGGTGAAGGCGTTGTTGGCGCCGCCGTTGGCCTCCATGACGCGG encodes the following:
- a CDS encoding M4 family metallopeptidase — translated: MAHRLLKTIGAAWLGVALTACGTQGSTGEETQAPEQEKSGEDIQSSLNALAGAQVVGVHADGIPDNITGELGRVARTLNTLDASRQAVAGVAPAFRLNADDLVLRKASTDEQGNQHLRFKQTKNGLEVIGGELVVHVRPDGTVFRANGSARDGVNVSALPRIAASSARDAALSATVGTGLAAQGAPRLVYVRTDDGALRLAYEVKVTGESDLMPLRDRVYVSAVDGSIVLRAPEIHTALNRKVYSANNGTSTPGTLKRSEGQAAIGDSHVDTNYDMLGYTYNCYKTLFNRDSLDNAGETLISTVHYSTNYVNAYWDGTQMVYGDGDGVNSIELGKDADVTVHELTHAVTERESNLTYSGQSGGLNEAMSDTFGAICESWASGTWSTAAAIWMVGEDVWTPGTANDALRYMDDPAKDGASKDWAANVTSGTDVHYSSGVPNLAFALLSKGGVHPRRSGGPTVPAIGVEKAGRIWYKANTDLYTASTNFAQAKTLTIQAAADLGYDQATQDAVKAAWEAVGVGVVTPPPTSTPLTNGTAVTNLSDSTGNSKYYSLVVPSGATGLTFTISGGTGDADLYVRFGAAPDASTYDCRPYVGGNAETCTITNIQAGTYYVMLNAYAAYSGVTLKGSYTAPGGGGGNVLQSGVAVTGVSGASGSFTTEWTTLDVPANKTVTITTTGGTGDADLYVRFGSSPTTTAYDCRPYQSGNTETCTLTKTTAGKYYVKIRGYTAYSGVTLKAVY
- a CDS encoding DUF1615 domain-containing protein, whose translation is MTRGAGRRGTGALCVGVLLALTACASRAPVATEVPAPPTLSVAQVTRLLPAKVKGAEREGWARDVLAALDAEAIAPSAPVVCQVLAIIEQESGFQADPAVPGLPKLVRQKLDGTAGRLGPLGRRLLEDVLAAKAKGAKRSFGARLDALRTERDLDRLFRDMLAYYEEEYPAAYAAADLASSLFGPSSFAGQNPVTTAGSMQVSVRYAVEKAGPDADPVAVRESLYTRAGGVRYGTARLLGFEAAYDAPLYRFADYNGGVYSSRNAALQAQVSRLTGVALATDGDLRLYDKDGEPRGEDSQSLKALLLFRQRYAPDLSERRVRRDVEEEKTADFEKTDTYLAVKRVYSKQTGEAPAYAQLPEVTLKSVKLSGERSTAWFARSVDARYQQCMARHRQAAR
- a CDS encoding acyl-CoA dehydrogenase; translated protein: MSVPRPNPLLSDRDVDFQLYEALDTAGLCALPAFQEHSRDTFALLLDSTRRFAREVLAPTYRPMDAAPPVFEHGRVRVHPAMRSLYAGMVDLGLLTATRPPDVGGQQLPLTVHAVASAYLMAANLSAYGYLGLTLGAAHLLEVFGTPFLRDTFMARLYRGEWTGTMALTEPQAGSSLADVKTRATPAPDGSYRLQGSKIFISGGDQDFTDNVVHLTLARIEGAEGGTRGVSLFAVPAKRPEADSLVPNDVQVAGVIHKIGWRGLPSLVLNFGEANDCHGWLVGQPGRGLACMFQMMNEARIMVGLNGVSTAAVAYQESLAYARERPQGRPAGIRDTTRAQSPIIEHADVRRMLLRQKAIVEGGLALLLTTSTQADLATHAPDEATRKRAHLLLDLLTPIAKTFPAERGFEANALALQIHGGYGYSSEYLPEAWLRDQKLNSIHEGTTGIQGLDLLGRKAVAEGGAALQALDEEVRATTARAHAAGVEPAWSDALEDALQQATTLTLELGARGMAGEVDVMLRHSTDFLELFSVVAVAWRWLAQAAAAKEGLARTTSAEDAGFYEGKLAAAQYWFAVEVPRVPLLAHLCRTGEDSYARMRPDWF